A single Lacerta agilis isolate rLacAgi1 chromosome 10, rLacAgi1.pri, whole genome shotgun sequence DNA region contains:
- the RESF1 gene encoding retroelement silencing factor 1 has protein sequence MDWSTRSPLTSNFQTNNVQIQERHQSQPFTAAGFQGNASVQNSCTYSGNNQTIKILSNRMNTLANNLPFQNPFQNTLRPILPKTFVHNDVQPAHLVLTLHHNSLGHVSSENVQMAAGMTQNSSLTKNVHISSPVVVQGSTENPMQNIPQKTVNLPIALDSDNNRPLQNCSNSMTTSVYWQKSKSNRCPKGLQTPIRYYHVNGPATSQIDATVPFSQVSSQYSNSQQNLSCLVFPLQQNTQNKINGPSSSLTAALHSQYYAPNNVSPIQYGVPAHHNSKNAAQAFPPDRNPPPYPVPPAQKNHGQFVLPQAVANISHENVQNYHSPMLDQSSNLYSAQFSEKQQSVPFTRETSEVGNTPYSASGYRTANQLPNELAKSSVEVGASLCNRVGTVPSDVALTPQTGRTLEQENNLANGSRHFPENLKNKITKERLTLDGKKLYELKEALSKIDKDYKMRCKMYLSSVQNGQGADTSVHNQNAVHNQNAASSLPSYNTNLSLPVPKDSNQAIQLLPHDTTQSFPPMSYSSGEVKYGPLSLKTNNHLEPILRNMLKGTTDENMLFNNYVEKGGSHHLAIKDNSSSAPMLSSSDTSETHVNNIDGASRLRSNITMDSTQVPLTCTKNGPGYELTTRSATDQLMSCSKNTMEITGQYFTDNVQSSNQNPPASNGSSLSKKEERECIEQSNTCLQKNERKTVAGSNENICDTFNSASLPKTTVQEAGIMQKSSVTGSPSVMTEVNWEVIEKGLALWTKRLPETLKHLCKNKDSTVSLSLSEVGVDGGETQQTLENLPRALTQKNQTKVTVGSNETTMSSAPSSLGKKLDVVNSNLLKGSELQVAIVTPLIMSKESIQHEVQKKTHSSLLEVMYPIIEENSVHSLQELSSLVPAAIEGAGGTVCSSSNTGITVKKEDIDMHEKTTKSSEENLIVKAEMSKDCLIHQVPQKDVKSYKSSSDLQEPGDAVEVVQNDTVFEISSVCTLVQGDEFYNSQIACIFNSSLLKSSKKNDTSEEYMPYLHHSEQHSALLKSESEIITSASEKDTLLASQDHLSDATTEKLLDELSSLEIPQSGKASNEGNVIDSEEGKSTSMPQSTPLSGEKLEQDTLWDHIHSADFGSDNEVFPVNKGNILSSSIADGTNATAKEDATKNALCEENQPDSGINTEAPKMVLNDQLTELLEEFPYGISFPNSLKPPENNNFVTKISEKEDEEKPQSSVETPSQIQITILTSEQMKGMFPERSQSSCNIQKNCEDDQFSTDFKDDLMEENKRHSQTHQAVPYDSRNISAETTPAKPSKHKYCCLQGWLASTMGEKPCKCILPEKVASKQKVDICPQSKTTSKVKPEADAKTGLQENESKIDPEIVPLSSLEKLGSQELDIPVKQEMEELPLHTSSALKTKTIEIKIQNHTRERDNVSLDKTQCHSGTKDLKVDAARTLSKNETSVKQRTSKEKLVVRSKKDHRRRIEIKRNTYHERYKIKRDSSETRIIRGPTLSKGLKRKMAIEKKHKALVNQHNDAIKSPNINSIKIKSPKHKSIMLSPEHLNVRKKFDFEKNYGYKKNVGHMRINNEPSRTEHMEHNEESIQRKSLKLNLEKFAYSKEKKNAGNYRSCHLDASPIHSHASNKEAVLDTRNRDKRLERSLSDKKTCFSRRTGGLSISLQREQKKKYLNQVAFKRIAQKTICLTNLDSHSKPVWHVKSSSVSALCKDQKNSSASSQQPEVEKPQMLEFKMCPEILFRKSVSEEQLLDGKNLPEKDKTPITAVKSKREDWLNYNPVKRRKTEEYEAQVNDGIPLDTAIKLLEAMPVKDSKATFQTYKKMHLEKRSRSLDSTPLN, from the exons ATGGATTGGAGCACAAGATCTCCCCTGACCTCCAACTTTCAGACAAACAATGTTCAAATTCAGGAACGACATCAGTCACAACCATTTACTGCAGCAGGTTTTCAAGGAAATGCATCTGTTCAAAATTCTTGTACTTACTCTGGAAATAATCAAACCATAAAAATACTCTCTAATAGAATGAATACCCTTGCAAATAACTTGCCTTTTCAAAATCCTTTTCAAAATACCTTACGTCCTATTCTGCCTAAAACATTTGTACATAATGACGTTCAGCCAGCCCACCTTGTACTTACGCTACATCACAATTCACTTGGACATGTTTCCTCTGAGAATGTTCAGATGGCTGCTGGCATGACGCAGAATTCGAGTTTGACAAAGAATGTGCATATTTCCTCCCCTGTAGTCGTACAAGGTAGTACTGAAAATCCTATGCAAAATATACCTCAGAAAACTGTTAATCTGCCTATTGCCTTGGATAGCGACAATAATCGACCATTACAGAATTGTTCTAATTCTATGACAACTTCAGTATATTGgcaaaagagcaaaagtaatagatGTCCAAAAGGACTGCAAACGCCGATTCGCTACTACCATGTTAATGGACCTGCTACCTCCCAGATAGATGCTACAGTGCCTTTTAGCCAGGTATCAAGTCAGTACTCAAATTCTCAGCAGAACCTTTCATGCCTTGTTTTCCCTTTACAGCaaaatactcaaaacaaaataaatggccCAAGTTCAAGCCTGACAGCAGCTTTGCATTCGCAATACTATGCCCCTAATAATGTAAGTCCTATACAGTATGGAGTACCAGCTCATCACAATTCTAAGAATGCAGCACAGGCCTTCCCTCCAGATAGAAATCCACCACCATACCCAGTTCCTCCTGCACAAAAAAACCATGGACAATTTGTACTTCCACAGGCAGTTGCAAATATATCCCATGAAAATGTACAGAACTATCACAGTCCTATGTTGGATCAAAGTAGTAATCTGTATTCAGCTCAGTTTAGTGAAAAACAGCAATCTGTACCTTTCACCCGAGAAACCAGTGAAGTAGGTAACACTCCATATAGTGCAAGTGGATATAGGACTGCAAATCAGCTTCCTAATGAACTAGCCAAGTCATCAGTTGAAGTTGGAGCAAGCCTTTGTAACCGTGTTGGAACAGTTCCTTCTGATGTAGCTTTAACACCACAAACGGGTAGGACTTTGGAACAAGAAAATAATCTAGCTAATGGCTCAAGACATTTTCCTGAGAACTTGAAGAATAAAATAACAAAAGAGAGACTAACTCTGGATGGAAAGAAACTGTATGAATTGAAGGAGGCATTGTCAAAAATAGATAAGGACTATAAAATGAGATGTAAAATGTACCTATCTTCAGTACAGAATGGTCAGGGTGCTGACACTTCTGTTCACAATCAAAATGCTGTTCACAATCAAAATGCTGCCTCCTCACTTCCTTCTTACAATACCAATCTGTCTTTGCCAGTGCCAAAGGATTCCAATCAAGCAATTCAGCTTCTTCCACATGATACCACTCAATCATTTCCTCCTATGTCCTATAGTTCTGGTGAAGTCAAATATGGTCCTTTATCACTGAAAACCAATAATCACTTAGAGCCAATTCTAAGGAATATGCTTAAAGGTACTACTGATGAAAATATGTTATTTAACAATTATGTTGAAAAAGGAGGATCCCATCATTTGGCCATCAAAGATAATTCATCTAGTGCTCCTATGCTTTCCAGCAGTGATACATCAGAAACTCATGTGAATAATATTGATGGTGCCTCTAGACTGAGGTCAAACATTACAATGGATTCTACCCAAGTGCCTTTGACATGCACAAAAAATGGTCCTGGTTATGAACTAACTACAAGATCTGCCACCGATCAGTTGATGAGTTGCAGTAAGAATACAATGGAAATCACTGGCCAGTATTTTACTGACAATGTTCAGAGTTCAAATCAGAACCCACCTGCCTCAAATGGATCATCCttatcaaaaaaagaagaaagagagtgCATTGAGCAGAGTAACACTTGtctgcaaaaaaatgaaagaaaaactgTAGCTGGGAGCAATGAAAATATTTGTGATACATTTAATTCAGCTTCTCTTCCAAAAACAACTGTTCAAGAAGCAGGCATAATGCAGAAGTCCTCAGTTACTGGAAGTCCTTCTGTAATGACAGAAGTTAATTGGGAGGTAATAGAAAAGGGTCTTGCTTTATGGACCAAACGTTTGCCAGAAACTTTGAAACACTTATGTAAAAATAAAGATTCAACTGTGTCTTTGTCGTTATCAGAAGTTGGAGTGGATGGAGGGGAAACACAGCAGACTTTGGAAAATCTCCCCCGTGCATTAACTCAGAAAAACCAAACTAAAGTTACAGTTGGATCAAATGAAACAACAATGTCTTCTGCACCTTCCTCTCTTGGAAAAAAACTTGATGTCGTAAATTCCAATTTACTGAAGGGTTCTGAACTCCAAGTTGCCATTGTTACTCCATTAATAATGTCAAAAGAGAGTATTCAACATGAAGTGCAGAAAAAAACTCATTCATCTCTGTTGGAAGTAATGTATCCAATTATTGAAGAAAACAGTGTACATAGTTTACAAGAGCTTAGTTCCTTAGTACCAGCTGCTATTGAAGGGGCAGGAGGAACTGTTTGTTCGTCATCAAACACAGGTATTACTGTTAAGAAAGAAGATATAGATATGCATGAAAAAACCACCAAATCCAGTGAAGAAAACTTGATAGTGAAAGCTGAAATGAGCAAGGATTGCTTAATTCATCAAGTTCCTCAGAAAGATGTGAAATCTTACAAAAGTAGTTCAGATTTGCAAGAACCAGGAGATGCTGTTGAAGTTGTGCAGAATGACACTGTGTTCGAGATATCCAGTGTGTGTACTCTTGTACAAGGTGATGAGTTTTACAATTCACAAATAGCTTGTATTTTTAATAGTAGCCTTTTGAAATCTAGTAAGAAAAATGACACTTCAGAAGAATATATGCCTTATTTGCATCATAGTGAGCAGCATTCTGCCCTTTTGAAAAGTGAATCTGAAATTATCACGAGTGCCTCAGAAAAAGATACCCTTTTGGCATCCCAAGACCACTTATCAGATGCCACTACAGAAAAGCTGTTAGATGAATTGTCGAGTTTAGAGATTCCTCAGAGTGGGAAAGCTTCAAATGAGGGGAATGTCATTGATTCTGAGGAAGGAAAAAGCACTTCCATGCCCCAAAGTACTCCTCTTTCAGGAGAGAAACTTGAGCAGGATACACTCTGGGATCATATTCATAGTGCAGACTTTGGCAGTGATAATGAGGTTTTTCCTGTAAATAAGGGAAACATACTCAGTAGTAGTATTGCAGATGGAACAAACGCTACTGCAAAAGAGGATGCCACAAAAAATGCACTATGTGAAGAAAATCAACCAGATTCTGGAATCAACACTGAAGCTCCTAAAATGGTACTAAACGATCAGCTGACTGAACTCTTGGAAGAATTTCCTTATGGAAtcagttttccaaattctttaAAACCCCCAGAGAATAACAATTTTGTGACTAAAATAAGTGagaaagaagatgaagaaaagcCTCAAAGTTCTGTGGAAACTCCCTcacaaatacaaataacaatattAACTTCTGAACAGATGAAAGGAATGTTTCCTGAACGGAGTCAGTCTTCCTGTAACATACAAAAAAACTGTGAAGATGACCAGTTTTCAACAGATTTTAAAGATGACTTGATGGAAGAGAATAAAAGGCATAGTCAAACTCATCAAGCTGTACCTTATGACAGCAGAAATATCTCAGCAGAAACAACACCTGCAAAACCAAGTAAGCATAAATATTGCTGCCTCCAGGGTTGGCTAGCTTCAACAATGGGAGAGAAGCCGTGTAAATGCATACTGCCTGAAAAAGTTGCCTCAAAGCAGAAGGTGGACATTTGTCCACAGTCTAAAACTACATCTAAAGTCAAACCAGAAGCTGATGCAAAAACTGGTCTTCAAGAAAATGAATCTAAAATAGATCCTGAAATTGTTCCGCTATCATCTCTAGAAAAACTAGGCTCTCAAGAACTTGATATACCTGTCAAGCAGGAAATGGAAGAATTACCACTCCATACATCATCTGCTTTGAAGACCAAAacaattgaaattaaaatacagAACCACACACGTGAAAGAGATAATGTCTCTTTAGATAAAACACAGTGTCATTCAGGCACAAAAGATTTAAAAGTGGATGCTGCTAGAACTCTCTCCAAGAATGAAACCTCTGTTAAACAGAGAACATCAAAAGAAAAACTTGTTGTAAGATCAAAGAAAGATCATCGAAGGAGAATAGAAATAAAGCGCAACACATACCATGAAAGATATAAAATTAAACGGGACTCCAGTGAAACACGCATCATTAGGGGACCAACTTTGAGTAAGGGTTTGAAGAGAAAAATGGCAATAGAAAAAAAGCATAAGGCTTTGGTAAACCAGCATAATGATGCCATAAAGTCCCCAAATATCAACAGTATTAAAATTAAGAGCCCTAAACATAAATCTATCATGCTTTCACCAGAACATTTAAATGTAAGGAAGAAATTCGATTTTGAGAAAAACTACGGATACAAAAAAAATGTGGGGCACATGAGGATAAACAATGAACCAAGTAGGACTGAGCATATGGAACACAATGAAGAAAGTATTCAAAGGAAAAGTCTGAAGCTAAATTTGGAAAAATTCGCGTATTCGAAAGAGAAGAAGAATGCAGGCAATTACAGAAGTTGTCATTTAGATGCATCACCAATACACAGCCATGCTTCCAATAAAGAGGCTGTCCTAGATACTCGTAATAGAGACAAGCGACTTGAGAGATCTCTTTCTGATAAAAAAACATGTTTCAGTAGAAGAACTGGTGGACTGTCAATTTCTCTTCaaagagaacaaaagaaaaaatatttgaaCCAAGTTGCATTCAAAAGGATTGCACAAAAAACCATTTGTTTGACAAACCTAGATTCACATTCCAAACCAGTATGGCATGTGAAATCCAGTAGTGTTTCAGCATTGTGTAAAGATCAAAAGAACAGCAGCGCAtcctctcagcagccagaagtgGAAAAACCGCAAATGCTTGAGTTCAAAATGTGCCCAGAGATATTGTTTAGAAAATCAGTCTCGGAAGAACAACTTTTAGATGGAAAGAATCTTCCTGAAAAAGACAAAACCCCTATTACAG CTGTCAAAAGTAAAAGAGAAGACTGGTTAAATTACAACCcagttaaaagaagaaaaactgaaGAATATGAAGCTCAAG TTAATGATGGCATTCCTCTTGATACTGCAATAAAATTATTGGAAGCAATGCCTGTGAAGGATTCTAAAGCTACATTTCAGACCTACAAGAAAATGCATCTGGAAAAAAGAAGCCGAAGCCTAGATAGCACTCCCTTAAACTAA